A genomic region of Tigriopus californicus strain San Diego chromosome 1, Tcal_SD_v2.1, whole genome shotgun sequence contains the following coding sequences:
- the LOC131888053 gene encoding uncharacterized protein LOC131888053, with amino-acid sequence MVAFPKICLLTLVATVSVSGQRRPKSLVNTFPFNQRNQAAGAAAHAHHEHHHHDDGQHAHAVVESAPARASRQGQGNEVALDIGSIAAAGERCIDKVVMVEETEYDEEIECHHSYSERCHTTYTTDFEPQQEEECEENFKKSCFIEYRKVAFEEPIRFCHTPLICEGEGPEECKTVYETQCETRYHEHEVEDDVVDCETIQEEKCEDVTQGYTTEQKCTKWPKQVCSNEKKTVKKYTPETDCKKVGRELCGPSGCVPQPGPEECFDKKETVVQEVPEETCNLEPQRSCKHVTKLVPLLKPSEECVDIPKEVCSRSRKNPRKVQKPVVKKWCYVPSEQSGLA; translated from the exons GACCCTCGTCGCCACGGTCTCCGTGTCCGGACAACGTCGACCCAAGTCTTTGGTGAACACCTTCCCCTTCAACCAGCGCAACCAAGCTGCTGGTGCTGCTGCCCATGCTCACCATGAACACCATCATCATGACGATGGGCAGCACGCCCATGCCGTGGTAGAATCCGCCCCTGCTCGTGCATCCCGTCAAGGCCAAGGAAACGAGGTCGCTCTGGATATCGGAAGCATTGCCGCCGCCGGTGAGAGATGTATTGATAAGGTCGTCATGGTCGAGGAGACCGAATACGACGAGGAGATCGAGTGCCACCATAGCTACTCTGAGCGATGCCACACCACCTACACCACCGACTTTGAGCCCCAACAAGAGGAGGAGTGCGAGGAGAACTTCAAGAAGAGCTGCTTCATCGAATACCGAAAGGTGGCCTTTGAAGAACCCATCAGGTTCTGCCACACCCCGTTGATCTGCGAGGGCGAAGGACCCGAGGAATGTAAGACCGTGTACGAGACCCAATGTGAGACTCGTTACCACGAGCATGAGGTCGAGGATGATGTCGTCGATTGCGAGACCATTCAAGAGGAGAAGTGCGAGGATGTCACTCAGGGTTATACCACCGAGCAAAAGTGCACCAAGTGGCCCAAGCAAGTGTGCTCCAACGAGAAGAAGACTGTCAAGAAGTACACCCCCGAGACCGACTGTAAGAAGGTCGGCCGTGAGCTCTGCGGACCCTCCGGTTGCGTGCCTCAACCCGGACCTGAGGAGTGCTTCGACAAGAAGGAGACTGTTGTCCAAGAG GTGCCCGAGGAGACTTGCAACTTGGAACCCCAAAGATCGTGCAAGCACGTCACCAAATTGGTGCCCCTCCTCAAGCCTTCCGAGGAGTGCGTGGACATCCCCAAGGAGGTGTGCTCCCGATCCCGCAAGAACCCCCGCAAGGTCCAAAAGCCCGTGGTCAAGAAGTGGTGCTACGTGCCCTCCGAGCAATCTGGTTTGGCTTAA